The Gloeobacter violaceus PCC 7421 DNA window TCCCGACCACCAGGGCGGCCTCGACGCCCTCGCGCAGGGTGATGGCAAAGGTGGGCAAAGCGGCGGCAAAATCCATAGCGACTCCCCTAGGTGGCGAATTTCTGGGCGGCTTGTTCGACGGACTTCACCGAGGCGGCCACTTCCTCGGCGCTCAAAGCCGGGGGATTGGGCGCCTCGATGGTGGGCCAGGCGCCGGCCAGTTTGCGCAGACCCACGGCGATCGCCTCGGCGGTTTTGGGGTCGGCTTTGTCGAGTTGGGGGCCGATGGTGGCGTACAGTTGACCCGCGTAGAGCACGAAGCCGCGCGAATCTTCGTACTCGATGCGCGCGGCGATCTTGCCGTTGTTGACCGCGGCGGAGTACTCGGCGGCGGCCGCTTCAAGCAGCCCATCGATGACTCCCAGTACCATGGCAGGCTGGGTACGCTCAGCGGCCGGGATGGCTTGCTCGGCTTGGTCGATGGCTGCGAAGGCGGCGGATAGCCCCGGAGTAATTTCGGGGCTATCCGGCTTGAATTTGACCAGATCCTGCAATTTAAGCAGGTCGGATTTGAATTCCGGCACCTGGCGCTCGGCCAGTTGCTCCTCGATGTCGAGGTAAATTTCTTCGACCGGGTGGCCGAAGTGGGGTAGAGCGTGCTCGGGCTGTTGGCGTTCGATGAGCTCGCGCGCAACGATCAGGTGGCCGCGCATCAGGCCGAGCTTGATGAGGTAATCGACATCGCGCTCGCGGCCGGTGAGGACAATTTCTTCGACGGTCACCTGGTCTTTGATGCGATCGAACTGCTCCTGGGTGAGCACGTTCTTGCTCACCAATTCCTCGGGACTAGCGTAGGGCCGGGCCGCCTGGATGCGGTTGGACAGCGCCGGGATGGCCAGGAGCCCTTCGAATTTGTCCAATTCCGACAAAATCGCTGTGTTGATGTTGACTTTGCGGCCACCGCCCATCGCCATCGACTCGGTGGCGGGTGCGGAGGCGGTGGCGGTTGGCTTCGGCGCTTCGGTCTCGGCGGCGCAGGCGATGAGCAAAGCTGTGATGGCAACGAGTGGTAACAAACGGCGCACAACGGTCTGGTGCATGGTCTCCCGGCAAGATCGGTCCCGTTGTTAATAGTAATCACTTGCAACTATTTTGTAACCACGAAGCCTCAGCCGTGGCCGCCGTGGCCAGGCTCAACCGGGGTGGCCGAGCCGTCCATAGGCAGCACCCGGAACTGCCCCATGCATCCGTTTTCGGCGATCGCGTCCTGGTGGGGGTGGAACATATAGGTACCAGGGTCGCGGTAGGCAAATTCGAGAATGTGGCGCTCGGCGGTGCCCATGGTGACCACGTCCGCCTCCTCGTCGGCTGCGAGGGCGCGGCCGCTGCGCAGCAGTTTGAAAAAATTGGCGTGCAGGTGAAAGGTAACGGCTGCGTCCCACTCGATCATGTTGAGCAAATAGAGCCGGATGGGCTGATTCTGGTAGACGGGGATGGCGTGGCGCAGGTAGTAGTTGGGCACGCCGTTGAAGGCATAGATGTCGTTACGGCCGTCGTCGTTGAGGTCAAAGCCGCCCATCACCAGGGCGATCTCGTCGGCGGGCGGTCTTCCCCCGGGCGGATCGACGATGAATAGACCGTAGAGCCCCTTGCTCACGTGGCGGGCCACCGGCGAGACATGACAGTGATAGAGGTGCACCCCGAACGGTTCGGCGTCGAACTCGTAGATGGTCGCAGCGCCGTTGCGCACCGGGCGCACGCCGTCCATGGCGCTCGCGTGGATGCCGTGAAAGTGCATCGAGTGGGCGTGGCCGCCCCGGTTGACAAACAGCACCCGCACCCGCTCGCCGGCTTTGACCCGCAAAGTCGGACCCGGCACGCGCCCGTTGAAATTCCAGCTCACGAAGGAAACGGCCGGGTTGAGCTGGATGGCATTGGTGCGCGCTTCGATGCGAAATTCGCGCACGGTGCGGCCGTTTTCTTGCTTGAGGGTGCCGTAATCAAATTCGCGCAACAGCGCCAGTGGCTGCATGCCGCTTACCGGCGGGGCACTCTCGGGTAGAGGCGGTACCCGGGCACTCTGCCAATGGCGCCACAGCCCCGGCAGTGTCGCCGCCGCCGCTACGGCCCCGGCCCCCGCCGCACCCCAGCCGATCAACTGCCGCCTTCGAAGTTTCATTGGTCCGGCAAATTTACAAATCAGTTCTAACTCAAACAGCCGCGTTCTTTGCGGTGCCCTGTGCAACTGGTAAAGATGGTGCGTGTCCTATGTCAAGGAACGTAAACTCTTGCGTCAGTATGTGGTCCTTTTTCGAGAATAAACATTTCGTGCGGTTAGGATACCCGCAGAGACTCACTTGGAGGCGTTGGACCATGCGCTTTTTCAGACCGGCCCTCCGCGAAGAGGCCCCATCTACAGACAATCGCCGCAAGATTCTCGATGCTTCACAGCATCTGTTTGCGCAACAAGGCTTTGGTAACACGCCGACCAGTCAGATTGCCAAGCGGGCGGGGATCGCCGAGGGGACGATCTTCCGGTACTTTCCGACCAAAAAAGACATCCTTATCGAACTGGTGACCAGCGGTTGGGTGACAATTCTCACCGATTTGCTGACCGAACTGAGCCAGATGGCGAGCTACACCCACGTCGAGAACGTCATGCGCAACCGCATGCGCGACATGCACTCGAATATGGATTTGATGAAAGTGTGCTTCTTCGAAGCACAGTTCCATCCGGATCTGCGCGACCGGGTGCACAGCGAGGTGATCGCCCGCATGCTTGATGTCGCCGAAGATTTTTTCCAGACGGCCATGGACCGGGGCGCCTATCGTCCGATGAATCCGAAGGTGGTGGCGCGGGTGTTTTTGGGGATGTTCACGATCGCGGGCTTCAGCGACCAGACGATGAGCGGCGGTGGCTCGATCGGCCAGATCCTGGAGATGGACGAGATGGTGCGCGGCATCAGCGATATCTTTTTGCACGGTGTGGTCGCCCGTCCGGAGTCATAGCGCCTCGGGCGGATCATGCGGCTGGAAGTCGCGGCAGACAGCATCCCCTGGCCCCTGGGGATAGATGGCGCACACCAGCATCGGCGATTGGGCGTAGTTGCGGCAACCGGGGCAGATTGCCTCGGTGCCCGGGGCCAAACTGGGCGAGAAGCACAGGCGGGCTGCGCGCCAGGAGGGCTGCCCCACGCGGCGCACCGCGAAGCGGCTTTTGAACTGCCGTTCCCGAAAGTCACGCAGCAGAATGCTCTGGGCCAGTTGCGAGACAAGCGAGGGGGTGGGTGCGCTCATGGGGATCGGTGCAATGCGTCCGGCTCCCATTGTACCGGGCTGTTCCGGCTGGGGGCTTATTCGAGCGTGGCGGCATACTCGCTGAGTTTGGACAGTTCGACTTTGATGAATTTACCGGCCCCGACCACGCCGCGCCGCCGCAGTTTGTTGAACAAACTGGAGCCGGTTTCGCGCGAGACGTTGATGCACTCGCTGATGTCCTTGACGGTGAGCTTGAGGGGCAACAGCACCGTCGAGCCGTTGGAGTTGCGGTAGCCGTAGCGGTTGGCGAGGCTGGCGAGCAGATTGACCAGGCGGTAGTAGGCGGAGTGGGCGACCGTCTCGTACAGTTGCACCCGGCTGGTCTGAATTTGCTGGTTGCTCCAGGAACACAGGTACAAAAGTCCCTCGGGAGTGGTGCGCAGCGCCGCCAAAAAGTCGGCCGCCGGCCAGGCCAGCAGGCTGTTGTTCTCGATGTGGATGGCGCGCAGTTCGGTGCGGTAGAGGCTGGAGGAGACGAACAGGCGGTTGGCCTGCAGCAGATCCCCCGGGCCGGTGACGTGCACGATCGGCACGGCGCGCGCTCCGTAGTAGATGCGCTCGATAAATGCCCCCGCCTCGACCAGATAAACGATCGGGCCGACGGTGTCGGTGGCCACGGCTTCGCCGGGCCGCAGGCTGATCTTCTGGCACAGACTCAAGATGCGCTTGCGTTCTTCGGCCGCGAGAACTTCCAGAAGCGATGAACCCAAGGCGGAGACAGTTACCATAAAGCGCTTTGCAGGTCTTTATTATGATAGCGACGAGATGCCGCCCAGGCGACATGCGGACAGTGCCTCAATCCTGGTAGAGTACCCGGGATGGGCCAAAACAGCAGATGATACCTGCCCGACAGGGCAAGGAGAGGCACACAGGATGACCACGCACGAAGAAGCGCTCAGCAACGCAGAGCTTCACCTCGCCACCCACCGCGAGGAAGTGGAAGCGGTGATCGCCAGTCTGGCTATGGAGGGCTCGGTTCGCTTTGCCCAGCTCAAAGAAAGCGACAAAGGGCTGATGTGGATCTTCAAGTACGGCACCGTACGCGTCTTCGTGGTGATGAGCGGTGAATCGAACGATGACACGCTCACGGTCTGGGCGCCGGTGATGAAATTGCCCGAGAATTCCGCCAAAACCGGCGAGCTTTACGCGCACCTCTTGCGCTCCAACTGGCTTGAGACTTGGGAGGCGCGCTTTTGCCTACGCGAAAACGAGGTGGCTTTGCACACGATGCGCACCCTCGATAGCCTCGACCCCGCCGAAATTTCACGGGCGATCACGATCGTAGCCACCCTGGCGGACGAGTACGACGAGCCGCTCATCGAACAGTTCGGCGGGACCGCCCCTTTTCCGGCTTGAACTTTCGCCTGCTGCCCTTTGAGTGCGACGAAGGCGACGCCCTGATGGCCGCCGACGAAGCGATGCTCGAAGCACTGCGCCAGGAGCTGAGCCCGCCCAGCCTGCGGTTTTATACCTGGGCACGTCCCACCCTGTCCCTCGGATTTCACCAGAGCGTTTTTCCGGAACACTGGCGGGCGCTCCCGAAGGTGCGCCGCCCGACCGGCGGCCGGGCGGTCTGGCACGAGGGCGATCTCACCTACGCCGTCGCCGTGCGCGGCCTGAGCGGCTCGACCGGCCAAACCTATGCCCGGCTGTGCGCCTTTTTGGTGAAGGGATTGGCGGATCTGGGCATCGAGGTCGGTTTCGGCCGGGGAGGGCGCGAGTACGTCCGCCGGCCCGGCTGCTTCAGCAGTGCCACCTCGGCGGACCTGCTCTGGCGGGGGCGCAAGCTGGTGGGTAGCGCCCAGGTGCGCCGGGGCGACACCGTACTGCAGCACGGCGCGATTTTGCTGGCACCCGAGCGGGAACGGCTTGCGCGGCTTTTTCCCGAGCAGGCTGCCGAGGCGGTGGTGGGCCTTGCCGAAATTCAGCCGGATCTGATCGTAGACAAAGTCATAGCCTCACTGACGGCGGCCTGGGCCGCCGAATGGCAAACGGCTGTCGTGCCGGGAGAGTGGAGCGAATGGGAGCGGCAGTGGATGGCCCGGGGCCGGGGCCGCTGGCGCTGCGGTTAGACGGATGGACACACGTAGGGCAGAATGTAGGGGAGCAAGGGGACGAACCGTGGAGGAGACCCGGCTGGTACTGCTGTTGCGCGACACGGTCACATCGGCGGAGCCGGTTTGTACTGTGTGTTTCTACGCCGACCGGCAGGGGCGCCCCCGACACCGCGGCGAGCATCTGCTGTGCGCAAGCGAGGACATCTCCTCGCCCCACGCCGGCCGCTACCGTTGCCGTATGGGTTTTCACCTTGCCCAGATCCGATAGTCCTAATTCAGTAGACGAGATTTGTTATGAGCTGGCGCGGCAGTACTTCTCCAAGTGATCGCATCTTCGCAAGCCTCCCGTATTTGCTTCCCATGGCGGCCTCACTGGCCTACGGCGTCACGTTGCTTAGCCAGTTGGGCCTCGGCGCCGTCATCCAGATTCTGGCGCCCATCAATTTTCTCAACTCGGGCTTTATCGGCCTCGCGGTCTTTATCGCCCTGTTTGCCCTGGTGGTCAACAACACCAGCATCAGCCACTTCATCCGCTTCAACGTCTTCCAGGCGCTGCTGGTGGGCATCATCCTGTCGCTGTTTTCGCTGGTGCTGCCGCTGTTGGTCAACATGTTCGCATTTCTGCCCGGCATCGACGTCATCCAGCAGACCCTCGGCAACACGCTCTTTTTGGGCGTCTTCGCCTTCGGCATCTATGGCATCGTCCAGAGTCTGTTGGGCCGCTATGCGGAAGTGCCCACCATCTCCGAGGTGGTCTACAGCCAGCTGCGCTAGGTGGATATTGCCGAACTGGGTGAGCGGGGGCTGATTGCCCGGCTCGGCCGCTTTTTTGGCCAGGCCCCGCACATCCTGGTGCCGGGGGGCGATGATGCGGCGGTGGTTGCGCCCGGTTCGGGGGCACTGGTGGCCACCACCGATTTGCTCTTCGAAGATGTGCACTTTGGCGACCGCACCACCGGTCCCTTCGATGTGGGCTGGCGCTCCGCTGCGGCCAACCTCTCGGATCTGGCGGCCATGGGTGCCGCTCCGTTCGGCATGCTCGTCGGGTTGGGGCTGAGCCCCGGTACGAGCGTCGAGTGGGTGGAAGCGTTTTATGAAGGGTTCACCGCCTGCAGCGCGCCGGTGGGAGCCTTGCTGCTGGGGGGAGACACCTGCCGGGCCAAAAGCCGCACCGTGGCGGTCACTGCCCTCGGTACGGTCGATCCGCGCCGGATACTCAGACGCAACGCCGCCCGGCCGGGGGACGCGCTGGTGGTGACAGGACATCTGGGCGCTTCGCGGGCGGGCCTCGCGGTGCTGCTCGAGGCGGAGCGCTACGCCCACCTTGGGTCGCCGGTGCGCGAAGCGGTGGTCGCCGCCCACCGGCGACCCAAGCCACGCCTGGAGGTACCGCCGCTCGTCTTTGCGCTGAGCGGGCGGGCCGCCGCCATGGACACCAGCGACGGCCTCACCGATGCGATTGCCCAGGTGTGTGCCCAAAGCGGCTGCGGCGCGGTGGTGGACCTGGCGGTCCTGCCCATCGACGCGGCGACAGCCCAGGTGGCGGGAAAGCAGGCCATCGCCTGGGCGCTCGGGGGCGGCGAGGATTACGAGCTGTTGATTGCGCTGGAGCCTGGTGCCGCGGTGCAACTGGTGGAACGGCTTGCAGCGATCGGTATCGGCGGGGCGATCGTCGGGCGGGCGGTGGCGGGAGACCGGGTTGTGGACACCGAAGACCGGCCGCTCGCCGCTCCCGGCTTCGAGCACTTCAATCGACCGTAAAATGGCGGTGTAGGCCCTGGAGTCGCCGATGCAGTCCAAAAATTACTTCCGCAAGGGTTTCGGTCTTAAAGCCGAGGTACAGGACGATCTCAAGGCGGAGTACGAATCTTCGCTCATCCACGAAATTCGCGCCAACGGCTACACACTGCGGCGCGGCGGGGTGACCGTCCGCCTGGCGGAGGCGTTCGGCTTTTGCTGGGGGGTCGATAAGGCGGTGTCGATGGCCTACGAGACACACCGCATGTTTGCTGGCCGCCAGCTGTGGATCACCAACGAGATCATCCACAACCCGCTGGTCAATCAGCACCTGCGCGCGATGGGCATCCGCTTTCTCGACGAAGACGAAAGCGGCCGGCGCGTGCCCAAGGATTTTGAGCGCGTGAGCGAGAAGGACGTGGTGATCTTGCCCGCCTTCGGCGCCTCTACCCAGGAGATGCAGATCCTTGACGAGAAAAACTGCGTCATCGTCGATACCACCTGCCCCTGGGTCTCGGCGGTCTGGAACCGGGTGGGCAAGTACGATCGGGCCGAATTCACCTCGATCATCCACGGCAAGTACCAGCACGAAGAGACGGTGGCGACCGCTTCGCGGGCCCGCCGCTATCTGGTGGTGCTCAACCTGGAGGAGGCCCAGCAGGTGTGCGACTATATCCTCCATGGCGGCGATCGCCGGGCGTTTTTGGCCCACTTCGGCATGGCGGCTTGCGAGGGCTTCGACCCCGACCGCGACCTGGTGCGCGTCGGCATCGCCAATCAGACCACGATGCTCAAGGGCGAGACCGAGCGCATCGGCAAGTTGTTCGAGCGCACGATGATGCGCCGCTACGGCCCCGCAAACCTGGCCGACCACTTCATGAGCCACGACACGATCTGCGACGCCACCCAGGAGCGCCAGGACGCCATGTTCAAGCTCGTCGAGGAGCCGCTCGATCTGCTGGTCGTCATCGGCGGCTACAACTCCTCCAACACCACCCACCTGCAGGAGATTGCCGTCGAGCGGGGTTTGCCATCTTTTCACATCGACGGGGCTGACCGTCTGGTCTCGGCGCAATTTATCGAGCACCGCGACTTGCACAGCAAATCGCTGGTGCGCACCAAAAACTGGCTTCCGGCCGGAGAAGTGACCGTCGGGGTAACCGCCGGGGCTTCCACACCCGACCGGGTGGTAGCCGAGGTGATCGCCCGGATTTTTGAACTGAAGGGCGTAGGCGAGTCGGGCGCCACCGGGGCAATATCCTCCCCGGTGCTCTCAAGCGCCGAGGGTGGCCCTTCGCTTTCGTAGCGCGGCTCTCTCAACCGACGCTGTAGGCGGGAACGGCTTCGCGGGCGGCGGGGGGCAGGTGGTGGAACCAGCCGGTCAGGGCGATGGCCAGGGCATCGGCGGCGTCGTCGGGTTTGGGCATGGTAATCAACCCCAACTCGCGCTGCACGGCCTCCTGGATGGCGCGCTTGTCGGCGCGGCCGTCGCCGGTGAGGGCGAGTTTGACCTGGGGCGGACTGAATTCGACATAGGGCACCCCGTGCTGGGCAGCGCACAGGAGCACCACTCCCCGCGCCTGGGCCACCGAGATCGTGTTGCCCATCTTGTAGAAGAAGAGTTTTTCGATAGCAACCAAGTCGGGCTTGTGGGCGGAAAATAAACTATTAATGTCCTCGTAGATGGCCGCAAGTCTTGCTTCGAAGGCGGTTTTTGCCGAGGTCTGCACAATGCCGTAGTCGCACACTACCGGCGGAGCGCTGTCAAAAAAGTCGAGCACTCCGTAACCGAGGATCGCCACGCCCGGATCGAGACCGAGAATCCGCATGCCGCACATTTTGCAAGATACCGCCCAGACTACAACCTTCGGACACTAAATCTCCAGGGGTTTACTATCGTCGGGGATGGATATTTGCAGGAGATACCATGTGCTGGGCCAGATGTGGACTGTTGTGCACCGTGTTGCTCCTGGCCGGCTGCGGCGAAGCGAGCAAAATCGAAATCGCCCTCAAAGATCTCGCCGTCGTCAACTGCCCCCCCGGTACTAAAGGGGGGCCGAGCATCAGCCTCAACGACTCGGTCAACGTGCCGACGCGCTGCTACCGCATTCGGGGAACAGCGGTCAATCCTGCCGAGAAACCGGCCAAAAATGTCGATGTTTTCGGCAAGATCACCGACGCCAACGGCACCCTCGCCATCACCCGGCGGCGGGTGGGTTCGCTGGCTGAGGTCGCGGCGGGGACCAGCCCTTTTGCACTCGATGTCTACCTGCCCGAGACGGCCAAGCCGCCCTTCAAGCTCGAAAACATGAAAGCGGCGGGTTTTCCCAACCAGGTCGACCGGCGCCAGAACGCCGGGGGCAGCTGAGCATCGGCAGAATCCGGGGCCTCAGGTCGCCAGACGAAAAGCCTGCGATTCAAGGGCGAGCACCACCGGGCCGTACTCGTCCCCTTCGTCCAGTTCAATAATCCACAGCCCGGAGCGATCGAGGGCGCGGATGCGGCCGAGTTGTCCCCAGTAGCACTCGTAGAGGACAATCACCTGCCGGCCTAAAAAGCTGAGTCCCTGTAACATCTCCTACTTCGCTCCCACCGTGTGCCCCGTAACCTACTGACATTGCGCCCCGCTGGTCCGTGCCCGGACCGGTTGTTATAATTTATTCCGTGAAAGTCGGTTTTGAGTGTATTTTACATAGCAAAAGTCAAAATATCGCGGAATCCTACATAGCTATCATGCCGAAGGCCACGGGGGAGAAGAAAAAGGGCAAGACCGGGCGACCAAAAAAGTTTGGACGTCCCTCGAAATCTTATTATCTGGTCTTACCCGAGGATGTGGTCACTCGCCTGCGCGAGATCGACCCCGACATGGCGACGGCGATCGTCAAGCTGGTCGAGGGCACCCAGTTCACCCCGGTACCCGACGGTGTCGAGGTGCACCTGCTGGCTCCGGAGACGGCGCTGGTGTGGGTGGGGGAGATTGCCCCGCTGCTGAGCTGGCCGGGAGTTTTCCTGCACAAAGTCGAGGTGGGTCGCTTTTTGCTCGTGCTCGACCGCCACTACGACCTGGCGCGCTTCGAACTTGATGTGCGCGACTGGATCGAAGCGGGAAAATCTACCGGCGAGGAGGCCGGCGCTTTTGAGAAACTGGCCGAGGGCTTGCGCCAGATGCGCCTACAAAACCAGTCGCTGCGCGGTGCTACCTTTTTGTAACAAATTGTAGACAATGGATCACATTTATTTAGATCTCTGCCGGTCGGGGTTGCCCATTCCCGGTTCTGCTCGTGTATATTGTCAATAAGCAAAGCTTTTTGAGAACGGCCCATGGTCAACTCTACCCAATACACATCGGCGGCCCTCAAAGCGGAACTCAATTCGAAGGGCTGGCGGATGACTCCCCAGCGCGAGACGATTTTGAAGGTGTTCCAGGAGTTGCCGGAGGGCAATCACCTCAATGCCGAGGAGCTGCACGCACGGCTGGAGACATCGAGCGGCATCAGCCTTTCGACGGTTTACCGCACGTTGAAGCTGATGGCGCGCATGGGCATCCTGCGCGAGCTTGAACTGGCCGAAGGCCACAAGCACTACGAAATCAACCAGCCCTATCCGCACCACCACCACCATCTGGTCTGCGTCAAGTGCTACCGCACCATCGAATTTAAGAGCAACCCGATTCTCACCATCGGCTCGAAGGCGGCCACCGAGCGCGGTTTCAAGCTGCTCGACTGCCAGCTGACCATCCACGCGGTTTGCCCGGAGTGCCAGCGCTCGATCGTGCCGATCTAGCGGCCCCCGCCCTTAAAATGGGGCGATGATTTCCCGCCGGTTGTTTTCTTTGTGCGCCCTGGGTGGGCTGTGGCCGCTGCTGCAGCCTGCTTTTGCCCTCGCCCGCGTTCACCACAACTGGGTGGAGCGCACCCTGGCGGGCCTGAGCCTCGAAGCGAAAATCGGCCAAGTCATGATGCCGATGCTCGAATCGCCCGAGGAGGGGCGCGTGCTGGTCGAGCGCTTTGGGGTGGGGGGATTGATCATTTACCGCACTGGGGCGCGCGCCCTGGCGGAGCAACTCAACGCCCTGCAGGCGCTGAGTGCGGTGCCGCTGTTGGTGAGCGCCGATTTTGAGCGCGGGGTGGGCGCTTACATCGACGGGGCCACGGACCTGCCCATCGCCATGGCCCTGGGGGCGGCGGGAGACGCGGCTCTGGCCCGCACGGCGGGCGAGATTACCGCCCGCGAGGCGCGCGCCCTGGGGGTGCACGTCGTCTTTGCGCCGGTACTCGATGTCAACAACAACCCGCGCAACCCGATCATCAACGTGCGCTCCTTCGGCCAGTCGCCCGATTTGGTGAGCCGCCTGGGGGCGGCCTACATCGCGGGGCTGGAGGCTCAGGGGGCGATGGCCACCGCCAAGCACTTCCCCGGCCACGGTAACGTCAGCGCCGACACCCACCGCGAACTGGCGGCCCTTCCAGGCAACCTGGTCGCTCTAGAACAAGTCGAACTGAAGCCCTTTCGCAGCGTGCTCGCCGGCCGCGCTCCCCACGGGGTCATGGCCGCCCACCTCTGGGTGCAGGCTATCGATCCCGAGCCGGTGCCCGCCACCTGCTCATCCCGAGTGATCGAGGGGTTTTTGCGGCGGCAGTTGGGCTTTGGCGGCCTGGTCTACACCGATTCGCTCGGGATGGGAGCGGTCATCGAGTACGCGAAGGGCGATTATGCCCGCGCCCAACTGCTCGCCCTCGAAGCGGGCTGCGACGTGCTGGTCATTCCGACCGGGCTGAATGCTAAAGGTGAGCATTCGCCGCTGGTGGGCGTCGAGATTGGTACCAAAGCCATCAAGACGGCGCTGCGCGCGGGGCGCCTGAGCGAAGCGCGGCTCGACCGCTCGGTGCGCCGCATTCTTGAAGCCAAAGCCTGGGCGGGTCTGGATCGCTCCTCACAAGTCAATCTGGCTGGTCTCGCCATTCTGGGCAATCCTGCCCACCAGCAGGCGGCCGAGCGCATCGCCCGCCGCGCCCTCACCCTGGTGCAAGATCGGGTTCCCCTGTTGCCGCTTGCCCCCGAACGCCGGTTGGGGGTGGTGAGCCTCACCAACTTCGAAGGGGCGGGAGCCTTCGGCCGCGACAGCGACGAATTTGTCCCTGCCCTCGGGCAGTTGCGCCCCTTCGAGCACGTCCGTCTATCACTGGTACCCACCCCCGCCGAACTGGAGACCGCCCGCACCCTGGCGCGCGGCTGCGATGTGTTGGTGGTGGCCGCCTACTTGAAAGTCTTCGTGGGCGACAACAGCGCGGATCTGGCCCCGGCGCACCTGAAGGCGCTCGAGGACCTGCGGGCTGTCAATCCGCGCATCGTATTCATCTCGTTTGGAAGTCCTTACGCTCTTGCAGCCGTCCGGCCGTTGCCGACGCTGATTTGCGCCTACGACGATTCCAAAGCGAGTCAGGTGAGTGCCGCCGCCGCCCTGGTGTCAGATCGGCCCTGGAGCGGAAGACTGCCTGTCAGTATCGAGCGTTAAACCCCGAGTTGCTTTGGAGAAGAAAGCATGCCCGTAATCACCCCAGATCGATTTGTAGTCGAAGAGAATCCTGCCCAGGCGTCCGCAGAACTTGACCGCGCGCTCTGGATTAGTGAAGCCGGTGGACTCACCCAATTTGGTGGTTTCATCGAGGAGCTGCAGCCTGGCTCCCGCTCGTCGATCAAGCATTGGCACAGCGCTGAGGATGAAATGGTCTTTGTCCTTGAAGGCGAGATCACTGTCATCGAAGGAACCGAGGAGAAACTGCTGCGGCCCGGCGACGCCGCGACATTCTGCGCCGGGGTTCCGATCGGTCACTTTCTTGAAAATCGCAGTGCGTCGGTCACACGATGCCTTGTTGTCGGTACCCGCGCTCCGATCGACAAGATCACCTATCCTGACCATGATCGAGTCTGCCACCGCGACCGGTCACTGCCAGACGACATCTGGACAAACCGTGCGGGAGAACCCGCGCGCAGTCCGTACTCTAAGTAGGTCTCTGATGACTTGACGTCCACTCAAGTACCTAAGGCGGTTGCTTCTGCCCTTGCAGCCATATACCAGCGC harbors:
- the ruvC gene encoding crossover junction endodeoxyribonuclease RuvC, whose amino-acid sequence is MCGMRILGLDPGVAILGYGVLDFFDSAPPVVCDYGIVQTSAKTAFEARLAAIYEDINSLFSAHKPDLVAIEKLFFYKMGNTISVAQARGVVLLCAAQHGVPYVEFSPPQVKLALTGDGRADKRAIQEAVQRELGLITMPKPDDAADALAIALTGWFHHLPPAAREAVPAYSVG
- a CDS encoding Fur family transcriptional regulator; its protein translation is MVNSTQYTSAALKAELNSKGWRMTPQRETILKVFQELPEGNHLNAEELHARLETSSGISLSTVYRTLKLMARMGILRELELAEGHKHYEINQPYPHHHHHLVCVKCYRTIEFKSNPILTIGSKAATERGFKLLDCQLTIHAVCPECQRSIVPI
- a CDS encoding glycoside hydrolase family 3 protein gives rise to the protein MISRRLFSLCALGGLWPLLQPAFALARVHHNWVERTLAGLSLEAKIGQVMMPMLESPEEGRVLVERFGVGGLIIYRTGARALAEQLNALQALSAVPLLVSADFERGVGAYIDGATDLPIAMALGAAGDAALARTAGEITAREARALGVHVVFAPVLDVNNNPRNPIINVRSFGQSPDLVSRLGAAYIAGLEAQGAMATAKHFPGHGNVSADTHRELAALPGNLVALEQVELKPFRSVLAGRAPHGVMAAHLWVQAIDPEPVPATCSSRVIEGFLRRQLGFGGLVYTDSLGMGAVIEYAKGDYARAQLLALEAGCDVLVIPTGLNAKGEHSPLVGVEIGTKAIKTALRAGRLSEARLDRSVRRILEAKAWAGLDRSSQVNLAGLAILGNPAHQQAAERIARRALTLVQDRVPLLPLAPERRLGVVSLTNFEGAGAFGRDSDEFVPALGQLRPFEHVRLSLVPTPAELETARTLARGCDVLVVAAYLKVFVGDNSADLAPAHLKALEDLRAVNPRIVFISFGSPYALAAVRPLPTLICAYDDSKASQVSAAAALVSDRPWSGRLPVSIER
- a CDS encoding cupin domain-containing protein encodes the protein MPVITPDRFVVEENPAQASAELDRALWISEAGGLTQFGGFIEELQPGSRSSIKHWHSAEDEMVFVLEGEITVIEGTEEKLLRPGDAATFCAGVPIGHFLENRSASVTRCLVVGTRAPIDKITYPDHDRVCHRDRSLPDDIWTNRAGEPARSPYSK